A part of Chloroflexota bacterium genomic DNA contains:
- the gyrA gene encoding DNA gyrase subunit A, with translation MSPETGTVRPININEEMQQSYLDYAMSVIVSRALPDARDGLKPVQRRILYAMYDMGLRPDTSYKKSARIVGEVLGKYHPHGDMAVYETMARLAQDFSQRYLLVEGQGNFGSVDGDPPAAMRYTEARLTDVSMDILNQLRMETVDFSENFDGSLTEPDVLPASIPNLLVNGSSGIAVAMATNIPPHNLGEVVDALVMMLENWSKIDEIGVEDLMAFIKGPDFPTGGLIITDDRTETLAQAYGSGKGRVKIRARVRLEEMSRGRKRIIVTELPYMTNKSSLIEKVADLVRDGTLDGVSDLRDESDRQGMRIVIEMTKTANPEEVLKTLYKRTNMQSTFGINMLALVKGEPHKLTLKQALKVYADHRLEVIKRRSEHELRKAEERQHILKAYLIALENLDEVIETIRRSQRVETARTNLMKKFNLDQIQAQAILDMPLRRLAGLERKKIEDEYKEVTKRIKELKDLLKSPKKMRGVVIDELKEVKEKYSDPRRTQIIQMEEGETAVNLLTTSDVMPEEQVWVAISPDNRIARTSDGKSFRQWGIGAPKMVLHTTTHQTVYIVADNGEAAALHVHALPIANDLDKGVLVSSITSFDSKAKIKLLVSIPPEQNEEDGYIFSVTQQGMVKRSLLSELPGPSAHLFTLVKVNAGDELLSLFLTKGNEDILIGTKSGMGIRFSEEEVRSMGLVAAGVNGIKLRDGDEVVGAGIASRKGDVLFVSNLGNGKRIDPDEFPVQGRYGLGVIAWKLPDEEQVAGMMIGLKTHNGVVHFKDAASRLVHVSDAPSCKRTQKGVSIIDVKKGDQIVEMTVPLDMV, from the coding sequence ATGAGCCCTGAAACTGGAACTGTACGACCGATTAATATCAACGAAGAAATGCAGCAGTCCTATCTTGATTACGCAATGAGCGTAATCGTTTCGCGGGCCCTGCCTGATGCGCGGGATGGGTTGAAACCTGTTCAACGCCGTATTCTTTATGCCATGTATGACATGGGATTGCGTCCGGATACCTCTTATAAGAAATCTGCCAGGATCGTCGGTGAAGTGTTAGGTAAATATCACCCGCATGGCGATATGGCGGTTTACGAGACCATGGCGCGGCTGGCGCAGGACTTCTCCCAGAGATATCTGCTGGTGGAGGGTCAGGGTAACTTTGGCTCGGTCGATGGTGACCCACCGGCGGCTATGCGTTACACTGAGGCCCGGCTGACCGATGTTTCCATGGATATCCTCAATCAGTTGCGGATGGAGACGGTCGATTTCTCAGAAAACTTTGACGGCTCTTTGACGGAGCCGGACGTCCTTCCTGCTTCTATCCCCAATTTATTAGTAAATGGTTCCTCAGGTATCGCTGTGGCCATGGCCACCAACATCCCGCCGCATAACCTGGGCGAGGTGGTGGATGCTCTGGTGATGATGTTGGAAAACTGGTCCAAGATCGATGAGATTGGTGTGGAAGATCTGATGGCTTTCATCAAGGGCCCGGATTTCCCGACCGGCGGCTTGATTATCACCGATGACCGGACTGAAACGCTGGCTCAGGCTTATGGCAGCGGCAAAGGGCGGGTGAAGATCCGCGCTCGAGTTAGGCTGGAAGAGATGAGCCGCGGTCGCAAGCGGATCATTGTGACAGAACTGCCCTATATGACCAACAAATCCTCACTGATCGAGAAAGTGGCGGATTTGGTGCGGGATGGGACGTTGGATGGGGTCAGTGACCTGCGGGACGAATCGGACCGCCAGGGGATGCGGATTGTGATCGAGATGACCAAGACCGCTAACCCCGAAGAGGTGCTGAAGACCTTATATAAGCGCACCAACATGCAGTCAACTTTTGGCATTAACATGCTGGCATTGGTGAAGGGTGAGCCGCATAAACTCACCTTGAAACAGGCCCTGAAAGTTTATGCTGATCACCGCCTGGAAGTCATCAAACGGCGAAGTGAACATGAACTCCGAAAAGCTGAAGAGCGCCAGCATATTCTCAAAGCGTATCTGATTGCGCTTGAGAATCTAGATGAAGTGATTGAAACGATCCGGCGTTCGCAGCGGGTGGAAACCGCCCGGACCAACCTAATGAAGAAGTTCAACCTCGACCAAATTCAGGCCCAGGCGATCCTGGATATGCCTCTCCGGCGTCTGGCTGGCCTGGAACGGAAGAAGATCGAGGACGAATATAAAGAGGTGACCAAGCGGATTAAAGAGCTTAAGGACCTGCTCAAATCGCCCAAGAAGATGCGGGGTGTGGTCATCGATGAATTGAAAGAAGTGAAGGAAAAATACTCAGACCCCAGGCGGACGCAAATCATCCAGATGGAAGAGGGTGAAACGGCGGTGAACCTGCTGACGACATCCGATGTGATGCCCGAGGAACAGGTTTGGGTGGCTATTTCACCGGATAACCGGATTGCCCGCACAAGTGATGGTAAATCCTTCCGCCAATGGGGCATCGGCGCGCCAAAGATGGTGCTGCATACAACCACTCACCAAACGGTTTACATCGTTGCTGATAATGGTGAGGCAGCGGCATTGCATGTGCACGCCTTGCCGATTGCCAACGACCTGGATAAAGGCGTTTTAGTTTCCTCAATCACATCATTCGACTCAAAGGCTAAAATCAAGCTGTTGGTTTCGATACCACCGGAACAGAACGAAGAGGATGGCTATATCTTTAGTGTCACTCAACAGGGGATGGTGAAGCGATCTCTCCTGAGCGAGCTGCCTGGGCCTTCCGCACATCTCTTCACTCTGGTCAAGGTCAATGCCGGTGACGAACTGCTTTCGCTGTTCTTGACCAAAGGAAATGAAGACATCCTGATTGGCACCAAGAGCGGCATGGGCATCCGCTTCTCAGAAGAGGAAGTCCGATCAATGGGCCTGGTGGCTGCTGGCGTGAACGGCATCAAGCTGCGTGATGGGGATGAAGTGGTGGGGGCGGGGATCGCTTCCCGTAAGGGCGATGTCCTATTCGTCTCCAACCTCGGTAATGGCAAACGGATTGATCCGGATGAATTCCCGGTCCAGGGACGTTATGGCCTGGGCGTGATTGCCTGGAAGCTCCCGGATGAGGAGCAGGTCGCCGGGATGATGATAGGGCTGAAGACTCATAACGGCGTGGTGCACTTCAAGGATGCCGCCAGCCGCCTGGTACATGTCTCAGATGCGCCCAGCTGCAAACGGACGCAAAAGGGTGTCAGTATCATTGACGTGAAAAAGGGCGATCAAATCGTTGAAATGACCGTCCCTTTGGATATGGTTTAG
- a CDS encoding nuclear transport factor 2 family protein, with amino-acid sequence MTLTGKGYYIHVVKNCENGDPNKIASLAREANLSHVLVKIADGAFPYNVDLDSGYDYAKPAIKKLQAQNIQVWGWQYVYGDYPGQEAEIAVKRALELGIDGFVVNAEIQYENKAKATAAKKYMTILRNNLGKIPIALSSYRYPSYHINLPWESFLEQCDYNMPQVYWVKSHDNAGEQLRRCVNEFEKIKPFRPIIPTGPTYKESGWVPTKAEVVDFMLTAKQMGLSAVNFWYWDGARRYMQEFWDLVKNYQYTDPIPVVSQPNKFIAALNAHNTEEVLKLYANNAVVIRPEKAIQGKEAIQKWIASQLETYKAGTFKLLSESQDENVHSFHWEAQSNSGDLVRGHDTQGLVEDKISYQYAFTKLV; translated from the coding sequence ATGACCCTGACCGGTAAAGGTTATTACATCCACGTTGTTAAGAACTGCGAAAACGGTGATCCGAATAAGATCGCCTCATTAGCGCGGGAAGCCAACCTGAGCCATGTGTTGGTGAAGATCGCAGACGGCGCTTTTCCTTATAATGTCGATCTTGACAGCGGCTATGACTATGCCAAACCAGCCATCAAGAAGCTTCAGGCGCAAAATATCCAGGTTTGGGGCTGGCAATATGTCTATGGCGACTACCCCGGTCAGGAAGCTGAAATCGCGGTCAAACGTGCCCTTGAATTGGGCATCGATGGCTTTGTGGTGAACGCTGAAATTCAATATGAAAACAAAGCCAAGGCTACCGCAGCAAAAAAGTACATGACGATCCTCAGGAATAACCTTGGTAAGATCCCAATCGCCCTTTCATCCTATCGTTACCCCTCCTATCACATCAATCTCCCCTGGGAGAGCTTCCTAGAACAATGCGACTACAACATGCCCCAGGTCTATTGGGTGAAATCACATGACAACGCCGGGGAACAGCTCAGACGTTGTGTGAATGAGTTTGAGAAGATCAAACCATTCCGCCCGATCATCCCGACTGGTCCAACCTATAAGGAATCAGGTTGGGTGCCAACCAAAGCGGAAGTCGTTGACTTCATGCTCACGGCCAAACAGATGGGCTTGAGCGCGGTGAACTTCTGGTATTGGGATGGCGCCCGCCGCTATATGCAGGAATTCTGGGATTTGGTTAAGAATTATCAATACACCGATCCCATCCCTGTGGTGAGCCAACCCAATAAATTCATCGCAGCGCTGAACGCTCACAACACCGAAGAAGTGCTGAAGCTTTATGCCAATAATGCCGTGGTGATCCGACCAGAAAAGGCCATTCAAGGCAAAGAAGCCATCCAGAAATGGATAGCTTCTCAATTAGAAACCTATAAAGCTGGGACATTCAAGCTGCTCAGCGAATCTCAGGATGAGAATGTGCATTCCTTCCACTGGGAAGCCCAGTCAAATTCAGGTGATCTGGTCCGCGGCCATGACACGCAGGGCCTTGTCGAGGACAAGATCAGTTATCAATACGCGTTTACAAAACTGGTCTAA
- a CDS encoding HDIG domain-containing protein yields the protein MNRDEAYNIVTEYVKNPNLIKHMLAVEAAMRFYARKFGEDEEKWAMAGLLHDFDWEIHPTMEEHPLAGEPILREKGVSEEIIHAVMSHADHTGVPRETLMEKTLFACDELTGLITAVALVRPSKALYDLKAKSVKKKWKDHSFAAGANREEMEKGAEELGIELWEHVSNVIQAMDAIADDLDLAGSQEKDQ from the coding sequence ATGAACAGAGATGAAGCCTACAACATCGTCACCGAGTACGTTAAGAATCCCAACCTCATCAAGCACATGTTGGCGGTGGAAGCCGCCATGCGATTCTACGCCCGGAAATTCGGCGAAGACGAGGAAAAATGGGCGATGGCGGGGCTGCTTCACGACTTTGACTGGGAGATCCACCCCACCATGGAAGAACATCCATTGGCCGGGGAACCCATCCTGCGTGAAAAAGGCGTCTCAGAAGAGATCATCCACGCCGTCATGTCACATGCCGATCATACCGGCGTTCCGCGGGAGACCTTGATGGAAAAAACCCTCTTCGCCTGCGATGAACTGACCGGATTAATCACGGCTGTGGCCCTGGTGCGGCCTTCCAAGGCGCTCTATGACCTCAAGGCCAAATCCGTCAAGAAGAAATGGAAAGACCACTCCTTCGCTGCCGGTGCTAACCGTGAAGAGATGGAAAAAGGCGCTGAGGAATTGGGAATTGAGCTTTGGGAACATGTCTCCAACGTTATCCAGGCAATGGACGCCATTGCCGATGACCTAGACCTGGCAGGTTCCCAGGAGAAAGACCAGTAA
- a CDS encoding YdcF family protein — protein sequence MRKFLRSFFHIVIYTAIGAFFLMGFLRVGMLIFAWPRTKIVDDSRSAPVALVLGAGLNRDGTAGVVLQDRVETAADLYFAGKVEKLLMSGDNSTVYYDEPTAMLEYALSLGVPAEDIVLDYAGRRTYDSCYRAKEIFGVDDLIVVTQAFHLPRSIFLCNAFGINVTGTPADDANYRLRNYTYWWVREIAATQVAYWDVLITHPTPILGDPEPIFSTN from the coding sequence ATGCGAAAATTTCTTAGATCATTTTTCCATATCGTAATCTACACCGCCATTGGAGCCTTCTTCCTGATGGGCTTCCTGCGCGTTGGCATGCTCATCTTCGCCTGGCCGCGCACCAAAATCGTTGACGACTCCCGCTCCGCACCTGTGGCGCTGGTCCTTGGTGCCGGGCTTAACCGGGACGGTACAGCCGGAGTCGTGCTGCAGGATCGGGTTGAGACCGCCGCCGATCTCTATTTCGCCGGCAAGGTCGAGAAACTGCTGATGAGCGGTGATAACAGCACGGTTTATTATGACGAACCCACGGCTATGCTGGAATATGCGCTTTCCCTGGGCGTCCCCGCAGAAGACATCGTTCTGGATTATGCTGGTCGCCGCACCTACGATTCCTGTTACCGCGCCAAAGAGATCTTTGGTGTGGATGATCTGATCGTGGTCACGCAAGCCTTTCACCTCCCCCGCTCGATATTCCTCTGCAATGCCTTTGGCATCAACGTAACGGGCACGCCGGCAGATGATGCCAACTATCGCCTGAGAAACTATACCTATTGGTGGGTTCGGGAGATAGCTGCCACACAGGTCGCCTATTGGGACGTGCTGATTACGCATCCCACCCCCATCCTCGGGGACCCCGAGCCGATCTTCTCCACCAACTGA
- a CDS encoding PhnD/SsuA/transferrin family substrate-binding protein, whose product MKKRNIKQLAYTLLLIALLISVTGCNGSAITEEPTSIPTEVALLATEPGPTSTPRPTPTPTEAPLGQAANPIIMGFVLKPEQTDAIDAAQEIVSLIESDTNLALKSAIYPDFLSLSTAILNGDVHLFWLDPLEYLYLNSQGAADVMLVTNHLGVYAYGVRFLAKTNRGFTSFYDADLDESYGDTLAALQQFAGTRPCFINDQSLPGYFVPLGLLNNTSTPTLDPVFVYDYSAVIRALYIGGICDFGVSYALIGDARTASDVQWDLPDAESMVGVVWQSEGIIPNLNLSVSPQLPLTLQVQLQEAVLDLADAPEELVRLSSALNYDIGALKVESDSFYTALRSFLGLLGLDYQSLTQYK is encoded by the coding sequence ATGAAGAAACGCAACATCAAACAACTCGCCTACACCCTTCTGTTGATAGCCCTGCTCATCAGCGTGACGGGCTGCAATGGCTCAGCTATCACCGAAGAACCTACATCCATTCCCACGGAAGTTGCCTTGCTGGCAACTGAACCCGGACCAACATCCACCCCGCGGCCAACGCCCACCCCCACCGAAGCGCCGCTTGGCCAGGCAGCTAACCCAATCATCATGGGTTTTGTGCTCAAGCCGGAACAAACCGATGCCATTGATGCCGCCCAGGAGATCGTCAGCCTGATTGAGTCTGATACGAACCTGGCATTGAAGAGCGCGATCTACCCGGACTTCCTCAGCCTCTCGACCGCTATTCTGAATGGCGATGTCCACCTTTTCTGGCTGGATCCACTGGAATACCTTTACTTGAACAGCCAGGGTGCGGCTGATGTGATGCTGGTCACCAATCACCTCGGCGTTTATGCCTATGGTGTCCGGTTCCTGGCGAAAACCAACCGGGGCTTCACAAGTTTTTATGATGCTGACCTCGACGAGAGTTACGGTGACACACTGGCTGCACTCCAGCAATTTGCCGGCACCCGGCCCTGTTTCATCAATGACCAATCTTTGCCTGGCTATTTTGTTCCCCTTGGGCTGCTTAACAACACCAGCACGCCCACCCTCGACCCCGTTTTTGTCTATGACTACAGCGCGGTTATCCGAGCCCTCTACATCGGAGGGATCTGCGACTTTGGCGTCAGTTACGCCCTGATCGGGGATGCCCGCACCGCCAGCGATGTCCAATGGGACCTCCCGGATGCGGAAAGCATGGTCGGCGTGGTCTGGCAGAGCGAGGGGATCATCCCCAACCTCAATTTATCCGTCTCACCGCAATTACCACTAACCTTGCAGGTTCAATTGCAAGAGGCCGTTCTGGATCTCGCAGACGCTCCTGAGGAGCTGGTCCGACTCTCATCCGCCCTGAATTATGACATCGGTGCCCTGAAAGTCGAATCGGACAGCTTCTATACCGCCCTGAGATCCTTCCTAGGCCTGCTGGGTCTGGATTACCAAAGCCTGACGCAATACAAATAA
- a CDS encoding lipoate--protein ligase family protein, protein MDYPKTTWRLIEDSPTKGALNMAVDEAILESVYTGDSLPTLRLYAWEPACLSLGHVQAFAEVNTEALKQNGWDVVRRPTGGRAILHVDELTYSVIAPKSEPRVSGGVLESYLRLSQALLQALKLLGLSPEANENKPVTDPKKPNPVCFEVPSNYEITVGGKKLIGSAQARRNEGILQHGALPLHGDLTRIISALKFRDDAARDRASDRLLAHATTVESVLGTAPTWQQAGEAFKQAFSDVLNLELVPDELSSRENERAAELVQEKYANANWTERI, encoded by the coding sequence ATGGACTATCCAAAGACAACCTGGCGCTTAATCGAAGATTCCCCTACAAAAGGTGCCTTGAATATGGCAGTGGACGAGGCAATCCTCGAATCAGTCTACACTGGCGATTCCCTCCCCACCTTGCGGCTGTATGCCTGGGAGCCTGCCTGCCTGTCATTGGGCCATGTCCAGGCCTTCGCTGAAGTGAATACGGAAGCTTTGAAGCAAAACGGGTGGGATGTCGTTCGGCGGCCCACCGGTGGACGGGCCATCCTGCATGTGGATGAACTCACCTATTCTGTGATTGCCCCAAAATCGGAGCCTCGGGTTAGCGGCGGTGTGTTGGAAAGTTATTTACGCCTGTCACAGGCTCTTCTCCAGGCCTTGAAGCTCCTGGGGCTCAGCCCCGAAGCTAACGAAAATAAACCGGTAACGGACCCCAAAAAGCCCAATCCAGTCTGTTTTGAGGTGCCCTCCAACTACGAGATCACGGTCGGCGGCAAGAAGCTGATCGGTTCGGCCCAGGCCCGCCGAAATGAGGGCATCCTTCAACATGGCGCTCTGCCGCTGCATGGCGACCTGACCCGGATCATCTCCGCACTCAAATTCAGGGATGATGCCGCTCGTGACAGGGCTTCTGATAGGTTGTTGGCACATGCCACCACGGTTGAGAGCGTCTTGGGCACTGCCCCAACCTGGCAACAAGCTGGTGAGGCCTTCAAACAAGCCTTCTCCGATGTCTTGAACCTGGAGCTGGTTCCAGATGAACTTTCCAGCAGAGAAAACGAACGAGCTGCTGAACTCGTTCAAGAGAAATATGCCAATGCAAATTGGACGGAACGGATTTGA
- a CDS encoding PspC domain-containing protein — protein sequence MNEPKKLYRNTDNGMIGGVCAGLADYLNADPTLIRLLFVFLALTGTAGFWIYLVMWVVVPAMNA from the coding sequence ATGAATGAACCTAAAAAATTGTATCGAAATACGGATAACGGCATGATCGGCGGCGTGTGCGCCGGGCTGGCGGATTATCTTAATGCGGACCCGACTCTAATCCGGCTGCTGTTTGTCTTCCTGGCTCTTACAGGTACGGCTGGCTTCTGGATCTATCTGGTTATGTGGGTGGTTGTTCCCGCAATGAATGCCTGA
- the lipA gene encoding lipoyl synthase — translation MDTTPLRRPSWLKVRAPSGETYKNLQHLMRSKSLHTVCEEAGCPNMGECWGSGTATFLMLGDVCTRTCGFCDVKHGRPEIMDWHEPERVAQAVMKMNLKHAVITSVNRDERRDGGAPIFAMVIRRIRQLLPGCSVEVLIPDFKGSIEALRIVMAARPEILNHNVETVPRLFKQVQPQDRYEWSEKILSHARKLEPDVLTKSGIMVGLGETFEEVQSTMRDLNDWGVDILTIGQYLQPSRKHLPIKRYYEMDEFEALKEYGLGLGFKWVESSPLVRSSYHAGEQVQALSTVHRKLYAE, via the coding sequence ATGGACACCACACCCTTGCGCCGGCCCAGTTGGCTCAAGGTTCGAGCACCAAGTGGTGAAACGTATAAAAATTTACAGCACCTCATGCGGAGCAAGTCGCTTCACACAGTTTGTGAGGAAGCGGGCTGTCCAAATATGGGTGAATGCTGGGGGAGCGGCACGGCGACCTTTCTGATGCTGGGTGATGTATGCACCCGTACCTGCGGCTTTTGTGATGTCAAACACGGCCGTCCGGAAATAATGGACTGGCACGAGCCGGAACGTGTGGCGCAGGCCGTCATGAAGATGAACCTGAAACACGCGGTGATCACCAGTGTGAATCGGGATGAACGCCGCGATGGTGGCGCACCAATCTTCGCAATGGTCATCCGTCGCATCCGCCAGTTGCTGCCCGGTTGTTCCGTGGAAGTTTTGATCCCCGATTTCAAAGGGAGCATTGAAGCCCTGCGGATCGTGATGGCTGCCCGGCCGGAGATCCTTAATCACAATGTGGAAACGGTACCACGGCTTTTCAAGCAGGTACAGCCCCAGGATAGATATGAATGGTCTGAAAAGATCCTGTCCCATGCCCGCAAGCTGGAGCCGGATGTCCTGACCAAATCCGGTATTATGGTTGGTCTGGGTGAGACCTTTGAAGAGGTCCAATCCACCATGCGAGACCTGAATGATTGGGGCGTGGATATTCTGACAATTGGGCAGTATCTGCAGCCCAGCCGAAAGCACCTGCCAATCAAGCGCTATTATGAAATGGATGAGTTTGAAGCGCTAAAGGAATACGGACTTGGCTTGGGCTTTAAATGGGTGGAAAGCTCACCGCTGGTGCGTTCCTCGTATCACGCCGGCGAACAGGTCCAAGCGCTTTCTACGGTACACCGCAAGCTATATGCGGAATAA
- a CDS encoding adenosine-specific kinase: MEIKNIRIQKPEDINFILGQSHFIKTVEDIHEVLVSSVPGIKFGLAFCEASGACLVRWSGTDDAMIELAKQNAYELSAGHSFIIFLGEGFYPINILNAIKSVPEVCQIFCATANTTDVVVMDVGEGRAILGVADGKRPEGIEDEDGIQWRKDFLRMIGYKH; the protein is encoded by the coding sequence ATGGAAATCAAGAATATTCGCATTCAGAAACCAGAGGATATCAATTTCATCCTGGGACAGTCGCATTTCATCAAAACCGTTGAGGATATTCATGAGGTCCTCGTCAGCAGTGTACCAGGAATAAAGTTTGGGTTGGCATTTTGTGAAGCCTCAGGTGCCTGCCTGGTGCGTTGGAGTGGGACGGATGACGCGATGATCGAATTGGCAAAGCAAAATGCCTATGAGCTCAGCGCCGGGCACTCCTTCATTATTTTCCTGGGGGAAGGTTTCTATCCGATCAATATCCTCAACGCGATCAAGAGTGTCCCCGAGGTCTGCCAGATCTTTTGCGCCACAGCCAACACAACTGATGTGGTTGTGATGGATGTCGGCGAGGGACGGGCGATCCTGGGCGTGGCGGATGGCAAGCGACCGGAAGGCATTGAGGATGAGGATGGCATCCAATGGCGCAAGGACTTCCTGCGGATGATTGGGTATAAACATTAA
- a CDS encoding DUF4445 domain-containing protein: MTLFQIDFEPIGKRVDADQAQSLLAAAQQAGIALAAVCGGVGVCGSCQVRLISGTLSPLTAAEKKAFTPEELANGWRLACQAFPLNNIKLEIPPESLTATQRLQLEGAAQFIPLAPAIKAQFVWLDPPSLTDLRADWKRLTDVLAEKGDVPQAEPSVMAYLSEKMRQNDWHGPVVLSDEGAVIGMLEPIVHPFGVAVDIGTTKMAIFLVDLATGKTIARQGAMNPQIAYGEDVVARIAYANQSEADRLSLQRRVVETLNTSIAQLCDSVGVMVDQVMDIVVVGNTAMHHLFAGLPVRQLGEAPYVAAVAQSMRFPARAIGLNGAPGALVYLPPNIAGYVGADHVAMLLASRLHQLPGTAIALDIGTNTEISLSRDGRLVSCSCASGPAFEGAHIQAGMRAVPGAIERAQFYDGDWHIATVDGLASVGICGSGILDVVAELLESGQIDEAGRFTEKAFRHVDHPQGGAIELVTAEQSGTGKPILVTRSDIREIQLAKAAIRSGVEVLLKQTGTTPDGIDHFLVAGAFGTYLNLESAVKIGLFPSLQRDRYMQIGNAAGIGAQMMVLNAKSRREAEALLDRMTYIELTTVPDYMDIYVDAIVFNRNE; encoded by the coding sequence ATGACGCTCTTTCAGATTGATTTTGAACCGATTGGAAAACGGGTGGACGCGGACCAGGCCCAAAGCCTGTTGGCGGCAGCCCAGCAAGCCGGGATTGCCCTGGCGGCTGTCTGCGGCGGGGTGGGTGTCTGTGGGTCCTGTCAGGTTCGCCTGATTTCCGGCACGTTATCGCCTCTGACAGCGGCTGAAAAGAAGGCTTTTACCCCTGAAGAATTGGCTAATGGCTGGCGGTTGGCCTGCCAGGCTTTTCCCTTAAATAATATTAAACTTGAAATTCCCCCTGAGTCGCTGACAGCCACCCAACGGCTGCAATTGGAAGGCGCTGCTCAATTCATTCCCTTGGCGCCAGCCATAAAGGCCCAATTTGTGTGGCTTGATCCACCCAGCCTGACGGACCTCCGTGCCGATTGGAAGCGCTTGACCGATGTTCTAGCGGAAAAGGGAGATGTTCCCCAAGCGGAGCCCTCTGTGATGGCTTATTTATCTGAGAAGATGCGGCAGAATGACTGGCATGGTCCGGTCGTGCTCAGTGATGAGGGCGCAGTCATCGGCATGCTTGAGCCGATTGTACATCCTTTCGGCGTGGCTGTGGATATTGGTACCACCAAGATGGCGATCTTCCTGGTTGACCTTGCCACCGGCAAGACTATTGCCCGCCAGGGCGCCATGAACCCTCAGATCGCCTATGGCGAGGATGTGGTAGCTCGGATTGCCTATGCCAACCAAAGTGAGGCTGACCGCTTGTCTCTGCAGCGCAGGGTGGTGGAAACTCTCAATACCTCGATTGCCCAACTTTGTGACTCCGTTGGTGTCATGGTTGACCAGGTCATGGATATTGTGGTTGTGGGGAACACAGCGATGCACCATCTCTTTGCCGGACTGCCAGTCCGGCAGCTAGGTGAGGCGCCCTATGTTGCTGCGGTTGCCCAATCGATGCGCTTTCCTGCCCGTGCCATTGGACTGAATGGGGCACCAGGTGCTCTGGTTTACCTGCCACCAAATATTGCCGGTTATGTTGGCGCGGATCATGTCGCCATGCTTTTGGCCAGCCGGCTGCACCAGCTGCCTGGGACGGCGATTGCTCTGGATATCGGTACCAACACAGAGATCAGTCTCTCCCGTGATGGCAGATTGGTCAGTTGCTCCTGCGCCTCAGGGCCGGCCTTTGAAGGCGCTCATATTCAGGCCGGGATGCGCGCGGTACCCGGCGCTATTGAACGGGCGCAGTTCTATGATGGCGATTGGCATATTGCCACGGTGGATGGCTTGGCGTCGGTTGGCATATGCGGATCGGGCATCCTCGACGTGGTCGCAGAATTGTTGGAATCCGGACAGATTGATGAAGCCGGTCGGTTCACCGAAAAAGCCTTCCGCCATGTTGACCATCCTCAGGGTGGCGCGATCGAATTGGTCACTGCTGAACAATCCGGGACCGGAAAGCCGATTTTGGTGACCCGCAGCGACATACGTGAGATTCAATTGGCAAAGGCTGCCATTCGCTCAGGCGTGGAGGTATTATTGAAACAGACCGGGACGACTCCCGATGGAATTGACCATTTCCTGGTGGCGGGTGCTTTTGGCACCTATCTCAATTTGGAAAGCGCGGTCAAAATCGGGTTGTTCCCCAGCTTGCAACGGGATCGATATATGCAGATTGGCAATGCAGCTGGGATTGGGGCGCAGATGATGGTGCTCAATGCCAAGAGCCGCCGTGAAGCCGAGGCTCTGCTGGACCGGATGACGTATATCGAACTGACGACGGTCCCAGACTATATGGATATTTATGTAGATGCCATTGTTTTTAATCGTAATGAGTAG
- a CDS encoding nitroreductase family protein produces METLKAIMTRRSVRDFRSDPVSEADVETLLKAGMQAPSAKNERPWHFIVIDDPEVLHKIPEFHRNAQMLKYAPMAILVCSDRKLESKRAYWIQDCSAATENILLAAHGMGLGAVWLGVFPDAVRVKGLQALVKLPADIRPVTLVAVGHPALTPEPTNRFDQTRIHKNRW; encoded by the coding sequence ATGGAAACATTAAAAGCTATTATGACCCGCCGTAGTGTGCGGGATTTTCGTTCAGACCCTGTCAGTGAAGCGGATGTCGAAACTTTGTTGAAGGCTGGAATGCAGGCGCCTTCTGCCAAGAATGAGCGGCCTTGGCATTTCATCGTGATTGATGACCCCGAGGTCCTGCATAAGATCCCGGAATTTCACCGGAATGCCCAGATGCTCAAATATGCCCCAATGGCGATATTGGTTTGCAGTGACCGCAAGCTGGAAAGCAAACGGGCTTATTGGATCCAGGATTGTTCCGCCGCGACGGAGAATATCCTGCTGGCAGCTCATGGGATGGGCTTGGGGGCTGTGTGGTTGGGTGTGTTCCCCGACGCTGTTCGAGTTAAGGGGCTGCAGGCGTTGGTGAAGCTCCCTGCCGATATCCGGCCGGTTACGCTGGTTGCGGTTGGTCATCCGGCTTTAACCCCGGAACCGACAAATCGCTTTGACCAAACCCGGATTCACAAGAACCGCTGGTAG